One Maribacter cobaltidurans genomic window carries:
- a CDS encoding NRAMP family divalent metal transporter, whose translation MDKLRILIKNLGPGLLFASMAIGTSHLVLSTKAGAQYGWIMIIPIILANIFKYPFFEFGVRYTSVTNKTLIEGYLNRGKGYLWFYAFITLFSTFTILAALYTVTAGLFINLFKITGVSLSMVALGLFVFISVLLIVGKYKFLEISLKFVVSILFIALIVTTGLVLFNGQTIPVENFEPTPIFNEVGILFLIGLMGWMPTTVEASSWISLWSIEKWKTQEKPTLKESLQDFNIGYFLTGLLAIFFMLIGWFTLYGTNTILSDNAVSFADQVVQLFTTHIGPWAYIFIAISAFATMFSTCMTAHDAVSRVSLDILDLLFPKKGTLQTKLSFAITVILLAIINYVVIAAFAANMGNLVALATFVSFVVAPLIGYMNLKNVMSSDVSPEFRPNKSLQILTYLGILFLSLFSVYYFWIIIF comes from the coding sequence ATGGACAAACTTAGAATTCTGATTAAAAACTTGGGGCCCGGATTACTTTTTGCCAGTATGGCCATTGGTACTTCCCATTTAGTTTTGTCGACTAAGGCGGGTGCCCAATACGGTTGGATAATGATTATTCCAATAATTCTGGCCAATATTTTTAAATATCCATTTTTTGAATTTGGAGTTCGCTATACCAGCGTGACCAACAAAACCCTTATAGAAGGATATCTTAACAGGGGAAAAGGTTATTTATGGTTTTATGCCTTTATAACACTTTTTTCGACCTTTACCATTTTAGCGGCACTTTATACTGTCACGGCCGGCCTGTTTATAAATCTATTTAAAATCACTGGGGTATCCTTAAGCATGGTTGCTTTGGGGTTATTTGTATTTATTAGCGTATTGCTCATTGTTGGCAAATACAAATTTTTAGAAATTAGTCTAAAATTTGTTGTTAGTATTTTATTCATAGCCCTAATAGTAACTACAGGGTTAGTTTTGTTCAATGGACAGACAATTCCAGTGGAAAATTTTGAGCCTACACCCATTTTTAACGAAGTTGGTATATTATTCCTAATTGGTCTAATGGGTTGGATGCCCACCACGGTAGAAGCTTCAAGTTGGATCAGCCTTTGGAGTATTGAAAAATGGAAGACCCAGGAAAAACCCACGTTAAAGGAATCGTTACAAGATTTTAATATTGGATACTTCTTAACAGGATTGCTCGCCATATTTTTTATGTTGATAGGCTGGTTTACCTTATATGGTACCAATACAATACTAAGTGACAATGCCGTTAGTTTTGCGGATCAAGTGGTTCAGTTATTTACAACGCATATAGGCCCATGGGCCTATATTTTCATAGCAATATCTGCCTTTGCCACCATGTTCAGTACATGTATGACAGCCCATGATGCGGTAAGTAGGGTTAGTTTGGATATATTGGATTTGTTATTTCCAAAAAAGGGTACCCTACAAACCAAACTGAGTTTTGCAATTACAGTGATCTTACTTGCGATAATAAATTATGTAGTCATTGCAGCTTTTGCCGCCAATATGGGTAATTTGGTAGCATTGGCGACATTTGTGTCTTTTGTGGTCGCTCCACTAATTGGTTACATGAATTTAAAAAATGTCATGAGCAGTGATGTAAGTCCTGAATTTAGGCCCAATAAATCCTTGCAAATACTAACCTACCTAGGCATACTTTTCCTTTCACTATTTTCCGTGTACTATTTCTGGATTATCATATTTTGA
- a CDS encoding esterase translates to MTKTRIMIALVVLLAGLKSNGQEALFGGQEIVSPEINKDKSVTFRLLAPAADSVFITGDFLPTTKMKTPMGEMDAPGKKLLSKNGEGLWTYTTEPLASELYNYSFIVDGMTVRDPNNPFVIRDVSSLTNIFIIGGGKADNYKVNDVPHGTVAKRWYDSPGLGMDRRITIYTPPGYEDSKEEYPVLYLLHGAGGDEEAWMDLGRTSQIIDNLIAEGKAQPMIIAMPNGNVTQDAAPGMGSDGFYKPVFMAPKTMDGTYEANFMDIIKFVENNYRVKANKENRAIAGLSMGGFHSFHISRYYPNTFDYVGLFSAAIMPREDATGEVYNNINETLEQQYKNGLELYYIAIGKTDFLYKANQDLKKQLDEIGMPYEYVETDGGHIWRNWRIYLTDFAPKLFK, encoded by the coding sequence ATGACAAAAACAAGAATAATGATTGCCCTTGTAGTGCTTTTGGCAGGACTAAAATCAAACGGACAAGAAGCCTTATTTGGTGGACAGGAAATTGTATCTCCGGAGATAAATAAAGATAAAAGCGTAACATTTCGATTATTAGCGCCAGCGGCCGATTCCGTATTCATAACTGGTGATTTTCTACCTACTACGAAAATGAAGACTCCCATGGGTGAAATGGACGCCCCGGGAAAAAAGTTGTTATCCAAAAATGGTGAGGGTCTTTGGACTTACACCACCGAACCTTTGGCCTCTGAATTATACAACTATAGTTTTATTGTAGATGGAATGACGGTAAGGGATCCAAACAACCCCTTTGTCATTAGGGATGTGTCTTCATTAACCAATATTTTTATTATCGGGGGAGGAAAAGCAGACAACTATAAAGTAAATGATGTACCCCATGGTACCGTTGCCAAGAGGTGGTATGATTCACCCGGACTTGGCATGGATCGCAGAATAACAATCTACACCCCACCTGGATATGAGGATTCCAAAGAAGAATATCCTGTACTCTACCTTCTTCATGGAGCCGGAGGCGATGAAGAGGCTTGGATGGACTTGGGACGTACCTCACAAATTATTGACAATCTTATTGCAGAAGGAAAGGCACAGCCAATGATCATAGCAATGCCCAATGGCAATGTTACCCAGGATGCCGCACCCGGAATGGGCAGTGATGGATTTTACAAACCTGTTTTCATGGCCCCAAAAACTATGGACGGTACGTACGAGGCAAATTTTATGGACATTATCAAGTTTGTTGAAAACAACTATCGCGTGAAGGCGAATAAAGAAAATAGAGCCATTGCCGGGTTGTCCATGGGCGGATTTCACTCCTTTCATATTTCGAGATACTATCCCAACACATTTGATTATGTAGGACTATTTTCCGCAGCCATCATGCCTAGGGAGGATGCCACAGGAGAAGTATACAATAACATAAACGAAACGCTTGAACAACAGTACAAAAATGGCCTGGAATTATACTATATCGCCATTGGAAAAACAGACTTCCTGTACAAAGCCAATCAAGACCTAAAAAAGCAGTTGGACGAAATAGGAATGCCTTATGAATATGTTGAAACGGACGGTGGACATATTTGGCGTAACTGGCGAATATATCTAACCGATTTTGCTCCTAAATTATTCAAATAG
- a CDS encoding OmpA family protein: MKVKEYIFLLLIFLPGLMVSQGKNSKGDNYFYGYQYGKAIAEYQKERQKGPLSNSQLLNLADSYFKVGNYKNASELYQEVNKNDTIMTVHQFNQLLQSLSKTSSKDRVQTFLRSKSPLLSNELMDNAEFNFEILGKGALDANKVTLVNLSLNTAQTDFSPAFYKNKLLFSSSRPLKSKGLYEPSGESYLDIYEVSISDNGKTGTVNLFDMIPDSKFHKSTPYYSEENNRIFYILSNSEEGEMTYDENGKNSLALGMLYNSGQFRFLLKNLSTSFYYPFYDDSTDRLYFAANFDDSYGGTDLYYVATNNGQVMSAPVNLGPRINSPGNEIAPYIFDGSLYFSSDVFYGLGGMDVYKSRIQGRDIYGVPVNLGEGINSKEDDFGFIIRKGNDGYTGYLASNRPGGKGGDDIYSFRMESIPGLKTFALRGNVVDASTNLSIPKAQIRILDKQGNLLKELYSDENGDFSFEIPWQEEIVLQSGKGEFSAFSRTYSGSELDEIQKNPYTIDLLQLEDLVEETEGKRVVKLRKFYFPKGKSNLTSEITMELDKVVEAVQNFPDVRLRIETHTDSRGSSASNQKLSQQRSDVIRDYLVSKGVPAETILESVGYGEENIKNNCTNGVYCLDFLHKQNERTLIEVVNN; the protein is encoded by the coding sequence ATGAAGGTTAAAGAGTATATTTTCTTATTGTTGATTTTTTTGCCAGGCCTTATGGTTTCACAGGGTAAAAATTCCAAAGGGGATAACTATTTCTATGGATATCAATATGGAAAGGCCATAGCAGAGTATCAAAAAGAAAGACAAAAAGGCCCCTTGAGCAATTCGCAATTATTGAATTTGGCGGATTCTTACTTCAAAGTGGGGAATTATAAAAACGCTTCGGAATTATATCAAGAAGTCAATAAGAACGATACGATCATGACTGTGCATCAATTCAACCAATTGTTGCAGAGCTTGTCCAAAACATCCAGTAAGGATAGGGTGCAAACTTTTCTAAGGTCTAAATCCCCTTTGCTTTCCAATGAATTGATGGATAATGCCGAATTCAATTTTGAAATATTGGGAAAAGGAGCCTTGGACGCCAATAAAGTAACGCTTGTCAATCTTTCTTTAAATACAGCTCAAACCGATTTCTCCCCCGCCTTTTACAAGAATAAACTTTTGTTCAGTAGTAGTAGACCTTTAAAGTCGAAAGGGTTATATGAGCCCTCCGGAGAGTCTTATTTGGATATTTACGAGGTTTCCATAAGCGACAATGGGAAAACAGGAACGGTCAATCTGTTCGACATGATACCCGATTCCAAATTTCATAAATCGACGCCCTACTATTCTGAAGAAAACAATAGGATATTCTATATTTTGTCCAATTCTGAAGAAGGAGAGATGACCTACGATGAGAACGGAAAGAATTCCCTCGCTTTGGGAATGTTATATAATTCCGGTCAATTTAGATTTCTATTGAAGAATTTGAGTACCTCTTTCTATTATCCATTTTATGATGATAGTACGGACAGACTTTACTTTGCGGCAAATTTTGACGACAGTTATGGTGGTACGGATCTTTATTATGTAGCGACCAATAATGGGCAGGTGATGTCTGCGCCCGTTAATTTGGGTCCTCGAATTAATTCACCTGGAAATGAGATTGCTCCTTATATTTTTGATGGCAGTCTATATTTTTCCTCAGATGTTTTTTATGGGCTAGGAGGTATGGACGTTTATAAGTCCAGGATACAGGGCCGTGATATTTATGGAGTTCCCGTAAACCTTGGAGAGGGCATCAATTCTAAGGAGGATGATTTTGGTTTTATTATAAGGAAAGGTAATGACGGCTACACGGGTTATTTGGCCTCCAATAGACCAGGCGGAAAAGGCGGTGACGATATTTATTCGTTTAGGATGGAAAGTATCCCAGGTCTTAAGACTTTTGCCCTACGGGGAAATGTGGTGGATGCCTCCACAAATCTTAGTATTCCTAAGGCACAAATTCGTATTCTGGATAAACAGGGAAATCTGTTGAAGGAACTTTATAGCGATGAAAATGGTGACTTTAGTTTTGAAATTCCCTGGCAGGAAGAAATTGTTCTCCAGTCGGGCAAAGGAGAGTTTTCAGCCTTTTCAAGAACCTATTCTGGAAGTGAATTGGACGAAATCCAAAAAAATCCGTACACCATTGACTTATTACAGTTGGAGGATTTGGTTGAGGAAACTGAAGGCAAGAGGGTTGTTAAACTTAGAAAGTTTTACTTTCCCAAGGGGAAAAGTAATTTGACATCAGAAATTACCATGGAATTGGATAAAGTTGTGGAAGCGGTACAAAACTTTCCGGATGTAAGGTTGCGTATAGAGACCCATACAGATAGTAGGGGCAGTAGTGCAAGCAATCAAAAATTATCACAACAACGATCCGATGTCATTCGCGATTATTTGGTAAGCAAAGGTGTGCCAGCAGAAACTATACTAGAGTCCGTAGGGTATGGAGAAGAAAACATTAAAAATAATTGTACCAATGGTGTATATTGTTTGGATTTTCTTCACAAACAAAATGAGCGGACTTTAATAGAAGTGGTGAATAATTGA
- a CDS encoding carboxylesterase/lipase family protein — MKKLTFKICLLLLSVSISMVAQEVKTGMDVAVTKTNNGKVRGYIQNDIFTYKGIPYGKAERFETAVKPEPWEGVRSSTMYGPVAPLLTPTTTVNDEVEFVFDHDWGYTNEDCLSLNVWTPSISDNKKRPVMFWIHGGGFTSGSSHELPSYDGENLSKKGDVVVVSINHRLNVLGFLDLSAYGDKYSHSANNGMLDIVLALEWVRDNIANFGGDPNNVTIFGQSGGGAKVNTLMAMPKAEGLFHKAINQSGSFRSAILEKEDTQAIASETLSILGLDEASVDSIQNIPFEVLSEASSKALRITAEKMQTAGKPAIGFGLSWGPSLDGTDLPYQVNSNEVLKMSKDIPLLIGTVKNEFAPFTTMQLVNASEEDILKQIKERYKENADAYIKAVKKAYPNDTDPKDLLDVDTMFRPGAVVQANEKSALKDGADVYMYLFTWQSPVFNGKYKALHCMELPFVFDTVDLANQMTGGGEEAHQLADKMSSAWINFAKTGNPNAASLPEWPTYNEKNTATMHFNVTCEVKPQMDKELFEIVGAN, encoded by the coding sequence ATGAAAAAACTAACTTTTAAAATTTGCTTGCTTCTATTATCGGTTTCCATTTCCATGGTGGCCCAAGAAGTGAAGACCGGAATGGATGTGGCGGTTACGAAAACCAATAATGGAAAGGTCCGTGGCTATATTCAAAACGATATTTTCACGTATAAGGGAATTCCTTACGGTAAGGCCGAAAGATTTGAGACCGCTGTAAAACCGGAACCATGGGAGGGTGTTCGTAGTTCTACAATGTACGGACCAGTAGCTCCTTTGCTAACGCCAACAACTACGGTCAATGATGAGGTGGAATTTGTTTTTGACCATGATTGGGGATATACCAATGAGGACTGTTTAAGTTTGAACGTATGGACACCAAGTATATCGGACAACAAAAAAAGACCCGTGATGTTTTGGATTCATGGGGGAGGTTTCACTTCGGGATCAAGTCATGAGTTACCGTCTTATGATGGTGAAAATTTGAGTAAAAAAGGCGATGTGGTCGTTGTGTCCATTAATCATCGGCTAAACGTTTTAGGGTTCTTGGACCTATCTGCCTATGGTGATAAATACAGTCATTCTGCCAACAACGGCATGTTGGATATCGTTTTGGCCTTGGAATGGGTCAGGGACAACATTGCCAATTTTGGGGGGGACCCAAATAACGTGACCATTTTTGGCCAATCGGGTGGCGGGGCCAAGGTAAATACCTTAATGGCCATGCCCAAGGCCGAGGGTTTGTTCCATAAAGCCATCAATCAGAGCGGATCGTTTAGAAGTGCCATTTTGGAAAAAGAGGATACTCAGGCTATAGCGTCCGAAACATTATCCATTTTAGGGTTGGATGAAGCTTCTGTGGATAGCATTCAGAATATTCCTTTTGAAGTATTGTCCGAAGCAAGTAGCAAGGCCTTAAGAATTACAGCTGAAAAAATGCAGACTGCAGGCAAACCTGCTATAGGATTTGGTCTTAGTTGGGGCCCTAGCCTGGACGGAACGGATTTGCCCTATCAGGTAAATTCCAACGAGGTCTTAAAAATGTCCAAAGATATACCGTTATTGATTGGAACGGTAAAGAATGAATTTGCACCTTTCACCACGATGCAATTGGTAAATGCTTCTGAAGAAGATATTTTGAAACAGATTAAGGAACGGTATAAGGAAAATGCCGATGCCTATATAAAGGCCGTGAAAAAAGCATACCCCAATGATACAGATCCCAAAGATCTTTTGGACGTAGATACCATGTTCAGACCGGGAGCGGTGGTGCAGGCGAATGAAAAATCTGCTTTAAAGGACGGAGCGGATGTCTACATGTATCTGTTTACTTGGCAGTCCCCAGTTTTCAATGGAAAATATAAGGCGTTGCATTGTATGGAATTACCCTTTGTATTTGATACGGTGGATTTGGCAAACCAAATGACCGGAGGAGGCGAGGAGGCCCACCAATTGGCTGATAAAATGAGTAGTGCTTGGATCAATTTTGCCAAGACGGGCAATCCCAATGCAGCTAGTTTGCCGGAATGGCCTACTTACAATGAAAAGAATACGGCTACGATGCATTTTAACGTAACCTGTGAGGTAAAACCTCAAATGGACAAGGAATTGTTTGAAATTGTAGGAGCCAATTAA
- a CDS encoding sugar phosphate isomerase/epimerase family protein — translation MKKVIFNAFILVAFGLVFSCKEKAEKTNETADTPETPVEEVQDFGGLALYTVRDDMGTDAKSTLKAVADAGYENIEAAGYADGKFYNMTPADFKAYLSEVGLTPISTHQSSVTLDNADEMMADVAAAGFEYFVVPVPPMGMFKFNMEDRTMGMEGTPQELADILDTLGEKASKAGLKLLYHNHDFEFKKGTDDVVMIDYLLENCNPDNVNFQMDLYWVTKAGADPVAYFEKYPGRFKLWHVKDMDDQGRFAPVGTGNIDFGRILEKKELSGMEYYMVEQDMTFDGLKPLEAIKISHEGLKEIGFE, via the coding sequence ATGAAGAAAGTAATTTTTAATGCGTTTATACTGGTTGCATTTGGCCTTGTTTTTTCTTGTAAGGAAAAAGCGGAGAAAACAAATGAAACGGCAGATACACCGGAAACTCCAGTGGAAGAAGTTCAGGACTTTGGTGGTCTTGCATTATACACCGTACGAGATGATATGGGAACGGATGCCAAGTCAACCTTAAAGGCCGTTGCGGATGCGGGTTATGAAAACATAGAGGCCGCAGGTTATGCTGATGGTAAATTCTACAACATGACCCCTGCTGATTTTAAGGCTTACTTATCTGAAGTTGGACTTACCCCTATAAGCACACATCAATCTAGCGTTACACTGGATAATGCAGATGAGATGATGGCAGATGTTGCGGCTGCGGGATTTGAATATTTCGTGGTACCGGTACCTCCTATGGGGATGTTTAAATTCAACATGGAAGATAGAACAATGGGTATGGAGGGTACACCTCAAGAATTGGCCGATATTTTGGATACCCTAGGTGAAAAAGCAAGTAAAGCGGGTCTTAAATTATTGTACCATAATCACGATTTTGAATTTAAAAAAGGAACTGATGATGTGGTCATGATCGATTATTTGCTGGAAAACTGTAATCCTGATAATGTTAACTTCCAAATGGACCTGTATTGGGTTACCAAAGCGGGTGCCGATCCGGTGGCTTATTTTGAAAAGTATCCGGGTCGTTTTAAACTTTGGCATGTAAAGGATATGGATGATCAGGGAAGATTTGCTCCTGTTGGTACAGGAAACATTGATTTTGGTAGAATTTTAGAGAAGAAAGAACTTTCAGGTATGGAATATTATATGGTGGAGCAGGATATGACGTTCGATGGCTTAAAACCTTTGGAGGCTATAAAGATTAGCCATGAAGGGTTGAAGGAAATCGGATTTGAATAA
- a CDS encoding NUDIX hydrolase, translating to MEKKQDFIQNLSYDSVIFGFNGTQLKILILEYHNTGLFALPGGFVRMDEDLEDAVKNGIRQRTGIQDIYLEQFYTFGSLERSDPAAMDKILTQNDLDREKYSWMMGRFVSIGYYAPINYEEVEPKPDELSDSINWYPIDELPSLMMDHGEMVKKALEVLRQNLERKLVGMNLLPVKFTMKQLQQVYEAVLGEKLRRTTFQRKMLSQDILVRHEKLFQGKAHKAPYLYSFK from the coding sequence ATGGAGAAAAAGCAGGACTTTATTCAAAATTTGTCATATGATTCTGTAATATTTGGCTTTAATGGGACTCAGTTGAAAATCCTTATTTTGGAATACCACAATACAGGATTGTTCGCCCTTCCTGGAGGATTTGTACGCATGGATGAAGACTTGGAGGATGCGGTAAAAAATGGGATTAGGCAACGAACCGGTATACAGGATATTTATTTGGAGCAATTCTACACCTTTGGTAGTTTAGAGCGGTCCGATCCGGCAGCGATGGATAAAATTTTAACCCAAAATGATTTGGATAGGGAAAAATACAGTTGGATGATGGGACGATTTGTTTCCATTGGTTACTATGCCCCGATCAACTATGAAGAGGTTGAACCTAAGCCAGATGAACTTTCAGATAGTATCAATTGGTATCCCATTGACGAACTTCCATCCTTGATGATGGATCATGGGGAAATGGTAAAAAAGGCATTGGAAGTCCTTCGGCAAAATTTGGAGCGAAAACTGGTGGGGATGAATCTCTTGCCCGTTAAATTTACTATGAAGCAGTTACAGCAAGTCTATGAAGCGGTATTGGGAGAAAAACTGCGCCGAACAACCTTTCAAAGAAAAATGCTTTCCCAGGATATTTTGGTAAGACATGAGAAATTATTTCAAGGAAAGGCACATAAAGCTCCATATCTATATAGCTTTAAATAG
- a CDS encoding SanA/YdcF family protein, translated as MVRKNAIRLLIAITCITLIALVASNTIINSFAVGKTFDSLSHVPKNKVGMILGTAKKIKGGGPNPYYDNRIAAIVSLYEAKKIEFILVSGDNGSIYYNEPTTIKNDLVKEGIPAEKIFLDYAGFRTLDSMVRAKEIFGLEQVTVVSQKFHNERAIYLAHKFGLRAIGFNAQDIDLESGLKVQLREYFARVKVFIDLALKTRPKFSGDEIKIE; from the coding sequence ATGGTGCGCAAAAATGCTATTAGATTATTGATTGCTATAACATGTATCACTTTAATAGCACTAGTTGCAAGTAACACCATCATCAATTCCTTTGCTGTTGGCAAAACTTTTGATTCCCTATCCCATGTTCCAAAAAATAAGGTAGGCATGATATTGGGAACGGCAAAAAAAATCAAGGGTGGAGGTCCAAATCCATATTATGACAATAGAATAGCTGCCATAGTTTCCCTGTATGAGGCAAAAAAAATCGAATTCATTTTAGTGAGCGGTGATAACGGCAGTATTTACTACAATGAACCTACTACGATTAAAAACGACCTTGTAAAGGAAGGTATACCTGCCGAAAAAATATTCTTGGACTATGCAGGGTTCAGGACTTTGGATTCCATGGTAAGGGCCAAAGAGATTTTTGGACTGGAGCAAGTTACCGTAGTTTCACAAAAATTCCATAACGAGCGTGCTATCTATCTAGCCCATAAATTCGGATTAAGGGCCATTGGGTTTAATGCACAGGATATTGATCTGGAGTCCGGTTTAAAAGTACAACTTCGGGAATACTTTGCCCGGGTGAAAGTATTTATAGATTTGGCATTGAAAACACGTCCCAAATTTTCTGGTGACGAAATTAAAATTGAATGA
- a CDS encoding alpha-hydroxy acid oxidase, giving the protein MAANFDSNYPSVDDLRNKAKSRIPRFAFEYLDGGCNEDVSLARNTSDIRKVQLEPRYLQNYGTSSTKTKVLGMEFDAPFGIAPVGLQGLMWPNSPAILAKAAFKHNIPFILSTVTTMNIERASELTEGNAWFQLYNPVDDGIRDDVINRAQAAGCPVLVLLCDVPTFGFRPRDFKNGLALPPKMSITNILQILGKPTWAYNTLKYGQPTFENLKRYTPEGLNLKQLGAFMDRTFSGKLNAERIKPIRDKWKGKLVLKGVASEQDTKDAIKMGFDGIILSNHGGRQLDAAQSTIGTLQDLAGKYGDQIEIMLDSGLRSGPDIARVMASGAQFTFMGRSFMYGVGALGAKGGDHTIGMLKTQFQQVMDQLCCERVEDLPKHLITR; this is encoded by the coding sequence ATGGCAGCAAATTTTGACTCCAATTACCCTTCTGTTGACGATCTAAGAAATAAAGCGAAATCAAGAATTCCAAGATTTGCCTTTGAGTATTTGGACGGGGGCTGTAACGAGGATGTAAGTTTGGCTCGGAATACAAGCGATATCAGAAAGGTTCAGCTAGAACCCAGGTACCTTCAAAACTATGGTACAAGTTCCACCAAAACAAAAGTGCTGGGTATGGAGTTTGATGCGCCTTTTGGTATCGCCCCTGTTGGATTACAGGGGTTAATGTGGCCCAACTCCCCCGCCATACTTGCCAAAGCCGCATTTAAACATAATATCCCCTTCATTTTAAGCACGGTAACCACCATGAACATTGAAAGGGCGAGTGAACTGACCGAAGGGAATGCCTGGTTTCAATTGTACAATCCAGTTGATGATGGTATTAGGGACGATGTCATTAACAGGGCACAAGCGGCGGGATGTCCCGTTTTAGTCTTACTTTGTGATGTTCCTACGTTCGGGTTCAGACCGCGGGATTTTAAAAACGGATTGGCCCTGCCGCCAAAAATGTCAATCACCAACATCCTTCAAATTCTAGGAAAACCCACGTGGGCATACAACACCTTGAAATATGGCCAACCCACTTTTGAAAACTTAAAACGGTATACCCCAGAAGGACTTAACTTAAAGCAATTGGGAGCCTTTATGGACAGGACATTTTCGGGGAAACTTAATGCAGAGAGAATAAAACCGATCCGGGACAAATGGAAAGGCAAACTGGTATTAAAGGGCGTGGCCTCCGAGCAGGATACCAAGGATGCCATAAAAATGGGGTTCGATGGCATCATACTTTCCAACCATGGAGGCAGACAATTGGATGCCGCCCAATCCACTATCGGCACTTTACAGGACCTTGCTGGAAAATACGGTGACCAAATCGAAATTATGCTGGATAGCGGGCTACGTTCCGGACCGGACATTGCTCGGGTTATGGCAAGCGGCGCGCAATTTACCTTTATGGGACGTTCTTTTATGTACGGTGTGGGTGCCCTCGGGGCCAAAGGAGGGGACCATACCATTGGAATGCTCAAAACCCAATTTCAACAGGTGATGGACCAACTTTGTTGCGAAAGGGTCGAGGACTTACCCAAGCATCTGATTACCCGTTAA
- a CDS encoding FAD-binding protein — protein MKRKTFIKTTAAFAAATTINPLASCKLDKKKMSEDLPLEPVRKNWAGNYTYKAKNLYEPKTAEEVQELIKELKAQKALGSKHCFNNIADSPINQISTKHLNGVIDLDEENMTVTVGAGAKYGDFAPELHERGYALHNLASLPHISVAGACATATHGSGVNNGNLATGVAAIELVNGNGEIIVLKRGDEAFNGAVVNLGALGIITKMTLDIQRTFDVRQDVFQELPLESLKENFNDILSGGYSVSLFTDWQNQKISQVWVKRRTDEKVKDLGDEYFGAKAATRNLHPITELSAVNCTDQMGVPGPWYDRLPHFKMGFTPSSGEELQSEFFVPKDQALDAILALEKKRDLISPQLMITEIRTIAADDYWMSPCYQQDCVAIHFTWKQNPEEVGALVTMIEEELEPFQFRPHWGKIFNVDPKVLSSRYSKFSDFLALAKKHDPDGKFKNDYLNKNLYQA, from the coding sequence ATGAAACGGAAAACTTTTATTAAAACTACGGCTGCATTCGCAGCTGCTACGACCATAAATCCTTTGGCCTCCTGTAAATTGGATAAAAAGAAAATGTCGGAAGATTTGCCTCTGGAACCTGTTCGAAAAAACTGGGCCGGGAATTATACGTATAAGGCAAAGAACCTATATGAACCAAAAACGGCCGAGGAAGTCCAAGAGTTGATCAAGGAACTGAAAGCTCAAAAAGCTCTGGGGTCTAAACACTGTTTTAACAACATTGCAGATAGCCCAATAAACCAAATCTCCACCAAACACTTAAATGGTGTCATTGATTTGGATGAGGAAAATATGACCGTTACGGTGGGTGCAGGTGCTAAATACGGTGATTTTGCCCCCGAATTACATGAACGGGGATATGCTTTGCACAACTTGGCCTCTCTGCCACATATTTCGGTTGCTGGAGCATGTGCAACGGCAACCCATGGTTCTGGTGTTAACAATGGAAATTTGGCAACCGGTGTAGCTGCCATTGAATTGGTAAACGGCAATGGAGAAATTATAGTGCTAAAAAGGGGAGACGAAGCCTTTAATGGTGCTGTGGTAAATCTCGGAGCTTTGGGTATTATCACCAAAATGACCTTGGATATTCAAAGGACATTTGATGTTCGGCAGGATGTCTTTCAGGAACTTCCTTTGGAATCCCTGAAGGAAAATTTTAATGACATTTTATCGGGTGGTTACAGCGTAAGTCTTTTTACGGACTGGCAGAATCAAAAAATCAGTCAGGTGTGGGTCAAGCGAAGAACCGATGAAAAAGTAAAGGATTTAGGCGACGAGTATTTTGGTGCCAAGGCGGCGACAAGAAACCTACATCCTATTACCGAACTATCCGCTGTAAATTGTACGGACCAAATGGGTGTTCCTGGTCCTTGGTATGATAGACTTCCACACTTTAAAATGGGTTTCACGCCCAGTAGTGGAGAGGAATTACAATCGGAATTTTTTGTACCTAAAGATCAAGCACTTGATGCCATATTGGCCCTGGAAAAAAAGAGGGATCTAATTTCTCCTCAATTAATGATTACCGAAATACGTACAATTGCAGCCGATGATTATTGGATGAGCCCGTGCTATCAGCAGGATTGTGTTGCGATCCATTTCACATGGAAACAAAACCCTGAGGAAGTTGGAGCTTTAGTAACTATGATTGAAGAAGAGCTGGAACCTTTTCAGTTCAGGCCTCATTGGGGTAAAATCTTTAACGTTGATCCTAAGGTGTTGTCCTCAAGATATAGCAAGTTTTCGGATTTTCTAGCTTTGGCTAAAAAGCACGATCCCGATGGAAAATTCAAAAATGATTATTTGAACAAGAATTTATATCAAGCATAA